The Limnospira fusiformis SAG 85.79 genomic interval GAGCAAGGATGAAAGGCGACACGGGTACTTTAGTGCCCGTCAGCCCAAGACCTGATCAACTCTCGAACAACATCGCTGTTTTACTTGACACGCTTACTAGATAAATGCTACACCGATTGAGCGTGGATAAAGGTAACCAACCACTTAAAAAACCTTGTTGCCTCAAGGCGTACACTGAACCTTGACCATTGAATCTATGCGGTTTGGCTGCATTGTTCTAGCTTCCTCCTGGCAGCAGGTAAAAGATTCACAGGAACTAGACAAATCAGTTTTTGAGGTATATTTGCTTCAATCTAAACAGGATTGGCAGAAATGCAACTACGGTAGGGCATACCGAAAGTAACGCTTGGGAAGAGTCCCACCTCTGGGCTAGACGACGATTAGGGGTCGAGAGTAAAGTCGCCTTCACCCCCTCCCATTCAGAACCGTACATGAGACTTTCACCTCATACGGCTCCTAGTTTGACTGCCTCCCTGTTAAGAGTACAGCAACCTCTCTTCATCAAGAGCTGTTTTATCATCGCGGGTGTGGCGATGTAGTAACTGAAGGTTTTTGTATTCATCCTTTCCACCTTGGCTTCGAGGTACAATGTGGTCTACTTCAGCTATATCTGATGGGGTAAAGTATTGCCCACACCAGGTACACTTACCTTTTTGCTTTTTGAGTAGTTTTGCTACCCTATTTGGCGTGTCGGTTGCTTGTCCTTTCCTGGTTGCCCAGTAAGTCCAGTTTCCGTCGTATGGTGTTGCTTCCGGGCGTGTTAGGGTATGTCTGACCAATGGAGTCCAATCATGTTGCCATAGTGTGGTTCCATCATTGGCTTTAAATAACCAACTTTCGTGCCTTGTTTTTCCGTTACTAAGTTTAACCGTTTCATTCCTGAAATAGTTTCTTAGCTTTTCATGTAGGTTCGCCCTTCCACATCTTGATATTGTCCATGCCCTTAACATTTCCCAGATTATATAATCTAGTTTTCTGAAGGTCTCCGATGAGACGACCCTTGAATAATAATTTGACCATCCCTGAATCATCAGGTTTAGTTGACTTCTTAGGGTTAATTGAGGCGATGTTTTGTGCTGTTTGATTACGTCTTTAATCACTTCTGTGTGGGCTTTAACTGCTTTCTTGCTGGGTTTGATGAGGGTTTTATGACCTATTAATCGTCCTGTTGTCCCCCCCGGTTTTTCCAGACTTATGTTTTCCTACCGGATACTGCCTGATATTGAATCCTAGAAAATCAAAACCCGGGTTTTCAGTCTTGCCATTATACTCAATGGGATTGAGCGTGTGGCAAATTCGGGTCTTTTCTGATTTGATTTCTAATCCTACAGGTTTTAACCATTCAGAAATTGCAGTTTTGCACTGTTCAATAATTTCTAGGTCTTTTGAGATGACCACGAAATCATCGGCGTATCTTATTGTGGTAGCTTGTGGCTTGTTCCTTTTCTTAGGATACATTGTTTCTATGTGCCTTGCCATACCATCCAGTGCGATGTTAGCTAGGAGTGGACTTATCACCCCTCATTGTGGTGTCCCTGCTTTTGTATCCTCAAACACGCCGTTGTCCAAAACACCTGATTTTAACCATTGTTTTAGGTCTCTTTTCAGGCTGTTTGGGCAATGAATTTTGGACAGTAGATAATCATGGTTTATTCGGTCAAAGCATTTTGCTATATCCGCATCTAGCACGAAATATTCACCTTTGTTAATACTCAGGTAAATCCTGGCTATTGCATCATGGGCTGACCGTCCGGATCGAAACCCGTAGCTCGTGCCTTCAAATTTCGCCTCCCATTCGGGTTCTAGCGCCGACTTCACCAAGGCTTGCCTTGCTCTATCTTGGATTGTAGGAATGCCTAGGGGGCGTTTTTCATCCCTTCCAGGTTTTGGTATCCATACTCTCCTAAGTGCTTTCGCTTTGAGGTTCCCTTTGATTCTCTCGGCTAGTTCAAACCTTTGTTTTGGAGATATTATTTTTACCCCGTCAACTCCAGCTGTCTTTTTGCCTTGATTGTCTTGGAGGGCGGGTTTATTAAGCTGACTGTTGGGAAGCATGGCTGACCGTGGAACCCGCCCCTACAGTCGCACCGCTAAGAGTCGGGCGTAATATGATTTCACCAATAGACGTTGCCACCTTCTTACCTTTGCATCCTGTCCCGATTTAGCTGCTTGAAATATACTCTTTTGGAGCTTAAAGACTTTCCGATGAACCTTAGTCCATGGGATTTCCTTCCATGCGTTGTTCGTAGTCTTGGTTGGTTTGGACTTGCCAAATCCTCTCTTTGAACTCGCTATCGCCATGTGTACTCCTACTAGGCTCTATTTCTTACAATCAAACCGCGACCTGTGGGCATATCCCGTCCATTACAGCCGGGCATTGGCTTCTGGTCACATCTCTCATCCTCAAGCGTTAGGGGTCGAGAGTGAAGTCACCTTCACCCTCTCCCATTCAGAACCGTGCTTGATAGTTTCCCATCACACGGCTCCTGGTGTGGATACCCTATTTGTCAAAGGAGCAGAATCAAGAGACATTAGCATCTGTGGGTCCTAATTGTTGGACTATTTCCACCATAAACTGCTGAGTCTGCCAAAAAGAACGGTTGAGGCGACTAAATACATCAAAGGCGACATCGATATCAATTCTCAATTCTGGGTTAGGGTAGCTTTGTAAAAACCCTAGTATTGATAACCCAGACTCGCTTTCGGCTGCTTCTAATAGGGCGGTTTTAATGTCTGCGCCTCGGGTTTGGGGGTCCTGAGTGCGGGTAATGGTGGCAATTTCGTCAAGGATGTTTTCGCCAATTTGGGTTGTCAGTAAATTGCTGACGGCGGTGGGTGGGATACCTACTTGAGAATTTAAGACTCCCAGGACTTGTTGTTTTTGTTGGGGGGACAGAAACAGCTCATAACCTCGGAGTCCGGGGGGAACTTTTCCGGTGTTGGCTAATGTTTCTAAATCTTCGATCGCCAGAGAGAGAGACATAATCCCTTGGCGAACTATAATTGTTTCTGCTGCCTTCACTGGGGTAGCGATCGCAATATGAGTCCCCAATGCGATCGCCGAAAGTACAGCTAACTTGAACCTAGACCATTGAAAGTTCAGCCCCATAACACCTCAGACTACTGGTTGAAAAAAAAGTGAACCTAATCTTTTTGTAACACCTCAGAGAAGGCAAAATCAGGAGCAGCTAACACAAAAATTGTAGCGGGTAATCCCGTAGCCATTTTCTGGAGTCCCTCGTAATATTTACTGTACTGCAAATCCTCTTTGGGGGTAGCCATACCCAAAAATACCAAATCGGCATCCTGAGAGGAAGACCGTAGAATTTCGGGGAAAGGTTGTCCTTGAGACACAATCACCTGGGGTTTAGCCCCAATGCGTAACTGTGCAACCACTTTAGCCAAATTGGTATGGGCTGCTACGGCTGCTGTTTCGTCGGGTACAACTAAGTTTAAATTAATTTCGGCTCCGCGCCATTCCAGACTCGTCCGCAGCAAATAAGCCAGAATTAGCATCAAGCCTCCATTAGTATTAAGACCCCCCCACCAGAGATCAATCT includes:
- a CDS encoding reverse transcriptase N-terminal domain-containing protein, producing MAIASSKRGFGKSKPTKTTNNAWKEIPWTKVHRKVFKLQKSIFQAAKSGQDAKVRRWQRLLVKSYYARLLAVRL
- a CDS encoding group II intron maturase-specific domain-containing protein; translated protein: MIKDVIKQHKTSPQLTLRSQLNLMIQGWSNYYSRVVSSETFRKLDYIIWEMLRAWTISRCGRANLHEKLRNYFRNETVKLSNGKTRHESWLFKANDGTTLWQHDWTPLVRHTLTRPEATPYDGNWTYWATRKGQATDTPNRVAKLLKKQKGKCTWCGQYFTPSDIAEVDHIVPRSQGGKDEYKNLQLLHRHTRDDKTALDEERLLYS
- a CDS encoding alpha/beta hydrolase, with the protein product MGLNFQWSRFKLAVLSAIALGTHIAIATPVKAAETIIVRQGIMSLSLAIEDLETLANTGKVPPGLRGYELFLSPQQKQQVLGVLNSQVGIPPTAVSNLLTTQIGENILDEIATITRTQDPQTRGADIKTALLEAAESESGLSILGFLQSYPNPELRIDIDVAFDVFSRLNRSFWQTQQFMVEIVQQLGPTDANVS